A single genomic interval of Lathyrus oleraceus cultivar Zhongwan6 chromosome 7, CAAS_Psat_ZW6_1.0, whole genome shotgun sequence harbors:
- the LOC127108012 gene encoding V-type proton ATPase subunit a2 isoform X1, whose protein sequence is MGEVARGGCCPPMDLFRSEPMQLIQLIIPIESAHCTVSYLGDLGLLQFKDLNSEKSPFQRTYATQIKRCGEMARKLRFFKEQMFKAGVSPKGSTTQFDVNIDDLEIKLSEIESELTEMNANGEKLQRTYNELVEYKLVLQKAGDFFHSAQSRAIEQQREYESRHLSGDSMEVPLLQDQELPGDSSKAVKLGFLAGLVPREKSMAFERILFRATRGNVFLRQTAVEDPVTDPVSGEKTEKNVFVVFYAGEKVKAKILKICDAFGANRYPFAEELGKQAQMITEVSGRLAELKTTIDAGLLHRVNLLENLGTQFEQWNLLVRKEKSIYHTLNMLSLDVTKKCLVAEGWSPVFATKQVQDALQRASKDSNSQVSAILQVLHTRELPPTYFRTNKFTSSYQGIIDSYGVAKYQEANPTVFTVVTFPFLFAVMFGDWGHGICLLLAALYFIIREKKLSSQKLDDITEMTFGGRYVIFMMSLFSIYTGLIYNEFFSVPFELFGPSAYECRDLSCRDSTTIGLIKTRRTYPFGVDPVWHGTRSELPFLNSLKMKMSILLGVAQMNLGIIMSYANARFFKNHVNVWFQFIPQVIFLNSLFGYLSLLIIVKWCTGSQADLYHVMIYMFLSPTDDLGENQLFVGQKNLQLVLLLLAGVAVPWMLLPKPFILKKQHEAVCLLLLCFPFVLSWNFHFALDLMFIMLIQTHGDDSYAPLPNTEESLQVESNHDSHGHAEFEFSEIFVHQLIHTIEFVLGAVSNTASYLRLWALSLAHSELSSVFYEKVLLMAWGYNNVAILIVGLLVFIFATVGVLLVMETLSAFLHALRLHWVEYQNKFYEGDGYKFHPFSFTLLDEEDELI, encoded by the exons ATGGGAGAGGTAGCGCGTGGAGGTTGTTGTCCTCCGATGGATCTGTTCCGTTCGGAGCCGATGCAACTGATTCAGTTAATCATTCCCATCGAATCCGCTCACTGCACTGTTTCCTACCTCGGTGACCTTGGCCTTCTTCAGTTTAAAGAT CTCAATTCAGAGAAGAGCCCCTTTCAACGAACTTATGCAACTCAG ATAAAAAGATGTGGAGAGATGGCTCGTAAATTGCGTTTCTTCAAGGAGCAAATGTTTAAGGCAGGTGTTTCACCAAAAGGTTCCACAACACAGTTTGATGTGAACATCGATGACCTTGAG ATAAAACTTTCAGAAATTGAGTCTGAGTTAACTGAGATGAATGCAAATGGTGAAAAGTTGCAACGCACATACAATGAACTTGTTGAGTATAAGCTTGTTCTGCAGAAG GCTGGTGACTTTTTCCACTCAGCTCAAAGCCGTGCCATCGAGCAGCAAAGAGAATATGAATCACGCCATCTGAGTGGGGATTCTATGGAAGTACCTTTATTACAGGACCAA GAATTACCAGGTGATTCATCAAAGGCAGTTAAGTTGGGATTTTTAGCAGGTCTTGTTCCCAGGGAAAAGTCCATGGCATTTGAGAGAATTTTATTTCGTGCTACTAGAGGCAATGTGTTTTTGAGGCAGACTGCTGTTGAGGATCCGGTTACAGACCCTGTTTCTGGAGAAAAG ACTGAGAAAAATGTTTTTGTCGTCTTCTACGCCGGTGAAAAAGTGAAAGCCAAGATTCTGAAAATCTGTGATGCCTTTGGTGCCAATCGATACCCCTTTGCTGAGGAACTTGGAAAACAAGCTCAAATGATTACAGAG GTTTCTGGAAGGCTTGCAGAATTGAAGACCACCATAGATGCTGGACTTTTGCACCGAGTTAACTTGCTGGAAAATCTTGGGACTCAATTCGAGCAATGGAATCTTTTG GTGAGGAAGGAGAAATCCATCTACCATACCCTGAACATGCTGAGCCTTGATGTGACGAAAAAATGTCTAGTGGCTGAAGGGTGGAGTCCTGTTTTTGCAACAAAGCAG GTCCAGGATGCATTACAGCGGGCTTCAAAGGACTCTAACTCCCAAGTCAGTGCCATTTTGCAAGTTTTGCATACCAGAGAGTTGCCACCTACCTACTTTCGCACGAACAAATTTACGTCTTCATATCAAGGAATTATAGACTCATATGG GGTTGCTAAATATCAAGAGGCAAATCCTACTGTGTTTACTGTAGTTACCTTTCCGTTTCTTTTCGCTGTAATGTTTGGTGATTGGGGGCATGGAATATGTTTACTACTGGCAGCTCTATATTTCATAATCAGGGAGAAGAAACTTTCTAGCCAG AAGCTTGATGACATCACGGAGATGACTTTTGGGGGTCGCTATGTTATTTTCATGATGTCACTCTTCTCAATCTACACTGGCCTGATCTATAACGAGTTCTTTTCTGTTCCATTTGAACTCTTCGGCCCCTCTGCATATGAGTGTCGTGACCTTTCTTGCAG GGATTCTACCACAATAGGGCTGATAAAAACGCGTCGCACTTACCCTTTTGGAGTGGATCCTGTATGGCATGGTACACGCAGTGAATTACCATTCCTAAACTCTTTGAAAATGAAAATGTCAATTCTTCTTGGAGTTGCTCAAATGAACCTTGGAATTATAATGAGCTATGCCAATGCCAGGTTCTTTAAGAACCACGTAAATGTATG GTTCCAATTTATCCCCCAGGTGATATTTCTTAACAGTCTATTTGGCTACCTATCCCTCCTTATTATTGTGAAGTGGTGCACGGGTTCTCAAGCTGATTTGTACCATGTAATGATCTACATGTTCCTGAGCCCAACAGATGATTTGGGCGAGAACCAACTCTTTGTGGGTCAGAAAAATCTTCAG CTCGTGCTTCTGCTTCTGGCTGGTGTCGCCGTGCCCTGGATGCTTTTGCCAAAACCCTTTATTTTGAAGAAACAACACGAAGCTGTATGCTTGCTTTTATTATGTTTTCCATTTGTTCTTTCCTGGAACTTTCATTTTGCTCTCGatctaatgtttattatgttaaTTCAGACGCACGGGGATGACTCCTATGCACCACTTCCAAACACGGAGGAAAGCTTGCAAGTGGAATCAAATCATGATTCCCATGGTCATGCGGAATTTGAGTTCAGTGAAATTTTTGTACATCAACTCATACACACTATAGAATTTGTACTTGGAGCAGTATCTAATACAGCTTCTTACCTTCGTCTGTGGGCCCTTAG TCTTGCTCATTCAGAGTTATCAAGTGTATTCTATGAGAAGGTTCTGCTTATGGCATGGGG GTACAATAATGTGGCTATTCTGATAGTGGGTCTCCTTGTTTTCATTTTTGCAACTGTTGGAGTGTTACTTGTGATGGAAACTCTGAGTGCCTTCTTGCACGCATTGAGGCTTCACTGGGTGGAGTACCAAAACAAGTTTTATGAAGGAGATGGTTACAAGTTCCACCCTTTCTCGTTCACATTGCTAGACGAAGAGGATGAGTTGATATAA
- the LOC127108012 gene encoding V-type proton ATPase subunit a2 isoform X2: MGEVARGGCCPPMDLFRSEPMQLIQLIIPIESAHCTVSYLGDLGLLQFKDLNSEKSPFQRTYATQIKRCGEMARKLRFFKEQMFKAGVSPKGSTTQFDVNIDDLEIKLSEIESELTEMNANGEKLQRTYNELVEYKLVLQKAGDFFHSAQSRAIEQQREYESRHLSGDSMEVPLLQDQELPGDSSKAVKLGFLAGLVPREKSMAFERILFRATRGNVFLRQTAVEDPVTDPVSGEKTEKNVFVVFYAGEKVKAKILKICDAFGANRYPFAEELGKQAQMITEVSGRLAELKTTIDAGLLHRVNLLENLGTQFEQWNLLVRKEKSIYHTLNMLSLDVTKKCLVAEGWSPVFATKQVQDALQRASKDSNSQVSAILQVLHTRELPPTYFRTNKFTSSYQGIIDSYGVAKYQEANPTVFTVVTFPFLFAVMFGDWGHGICLLLAALYFIIREKKLSSQKLDDITEMTFGGRYVIFMMSLFSIYTGLIYNEFFSVPFELFGPSAYECRDLSCRDSTTIGLIKTRRTYPFGVDPVWHGTRSELPFLNSLKMKMSILLGVAQMNLGIIMSYANARFFKNHVNVWFQFIPQVIFLNSLFGYLSLLIIVKWCTGSQADLYHVMIYMFLSPTDDLGENQLFVGQKNLQLVLLLLAGVAVPWMLLPKPFILKKQHEATHGDDSYAPLPNTEESLQVESNHDSHGHAEFEFSEIFVHQLIHTIEFVLGAVSNTASYLRLWALSLAHSELSSVFYEKVLLMAWGYNNVAILIVGLLVFIFATVGVLLVMETLSAFLHALRLHWVEYQNKFYEGDGYKFHPFSFTLLDEEDELI, translated from the exons ATGGGAGAGGTAGCGCGTGGAGGTTGTTGTCCTCCGATGGATCTGTTCCGTTCGGAGCCGATGCAACTGATTCAGTTAATCATTCCCATCGAATCCGCTCACTGCACTGTTTCCTACCTCGGTGACCTTGGCCTTCTTCAGTTTAAAGAT CTCAATTCAGAGAAGAGCCCCTTTCAACGAACTTATGCAACTCAG ATAAAAAGATGTGGAGAGATGGCTCGTAAATTGCGTTTCTTCAAGGAGCAAATGTTTAAGGCAGGTGTTTCACCAAAAGGTTCCACAACACAGTTTGATGTGAACATCGATGACCTTGAG ATAAAACTTTCAGAAATTGAGTCTGAGTTAACTGAGATGAATGCAAATGGTGAAAAGTTGCAACGCACATACAATGAACTTGTTGAGTATAAGCTTGTTCTGCAGAAG GCTGGTGACTTTTTCCACTCAGCTCAAAGCCGTGCCATCGAGCAGCAAAGAGAATATGAATCACGCCATCTGAGTGGGGATTCTATGGAAGTACCTTTATTACAGGACCAA GAATTACCAGGTGATTCATCAAAGGCAGTTAAGTTGGGATTTTTAGCAGGTCTTGTTCCCAGGGAAAAGTCCATGGCATTTGAGAGAATTTTATTTCGTGCTACTAGAGGCAATGTGTTTTTGAGGCAGACTGCTGTTGAGGATCCGGTTACAGACCCTGTTTCTGGAGAAAAG ACTGAGAAAAATGTTTTTGTCGTCTTCTACGCCGGTGAAAAAGTGAAAGCCAAGATTCTGAAAATCTGTGATGCCTTTGGTGCCAATCGATACCCCTTTGCTGAGGAACTTGGAAAACAAGCTCAAATGATTACAGAG GTTTCTGGAAGGCTTGCAGAATTGAAGACCACCATAGATGCTGGACTTTTGCACCGAGTTAACTTGCTGGAAAATCTTGGGACTCAATTCGAGCAATGGAATCTTTTG GTGAGGAAGGAGAAATCCATCTACCATACCCTGAACATGCTGAGCCTTGATGTGACGAAAAAATGTCTAGTGGCTGAAGGGTGGAGTCCTGTTTTTGCAACAAAGCAG GTCCAGGATGCATTACAGCGGGCTTCAAAGGACTCTAACTCCCAAGTCAGTGCCATTTTGCAAGTTTTGCATACCAGAGAGTTGCCACCTACCTACTTTCGCACGAACAAATTTACGTCTTCATATCAAGGAATTATAGACTCATATGG GGTTGCTAAATATCAAGAGGCAAATCCTACTGTGTTTACTGTAGTTACCTTTCCGTTTCTTTTCGCTGTAATGTTTGGTGATTGGGGGCATGGAATATGTTTACTACTGGCAGCTCTATATTTCATAATCAGGGAGAAGAAACTTTCTAGCCAG AAGCTTGATGACATCACGGAGATGACTTTTGGGGGTCGCTATGTTATTTTCATGATGTCACTCTTCTCAATCTACACTGGCCTGATCTATAACGAGTTCTTTTCTGTTCCATTTGAACTCTTCGGCCCCTCTGCATATGAGTGTCGTGACCTTTCTTGCAG GGATTCTACCACAATAGGGCTGATAAAAACGCGTCGCACTTACCCTTTTGGAGTGGATCCTGTATGGCATGGTACACGCAGTGAATTACCATTCCTAAACTCTTTGAAAATGAAAATGTCAATTCTTCTTGGAGTTGCTCAAATGAACCTTGGAATTATAATGAGCTATGCCAATGCCAGGTTCTTTAAGAACCACGTAAATGTATG GTTCCAATTTATCCCCCAGGTGATATTTCTTAACAGTCTATTTGGCTACCTATCCCTCCTTATTATTGTGAAGTGGTGCACGGGTTCTCAAGCTGATTTGTACCATGTAATGATCTACATGTTCCTGAGCCCAACAGATGATTTGGGCGAGAACCAACTCTTTGTGGGTCAGAAAAATCTTCAG CTCGTGCTTCTGCTTCTGGCTGGTGTCGCCGTGCCCTGGATGCTTTTGCCAAAACCCTTTATTTTGAAGAAACAACACGAAGCT ACGCACGGGGATGACTCCTATGCACCACTTCCAAACACGGAGGAAAGCTTGCAAGTGGAATCAAATCATGATTCCCATGGTCATGCGGAATTTGAGTTCAGTGAAATTTTTGTACATCAACTCATACACACTATAGAATTTGTACTTGGAGCAGTATCTAATACAGCTTCTTACCTTCGTCTGTGGGCCCTTAG TCTTGCTCATTCAGAGTTATCAAGTGTATTCTATGAGAAGGTTCTGCTTATGGCATGGGG GTACAATAATGTGGCTATTCTGATAGTGGGTCTCCTTGTTTTCATTTTTGCAACTGTTGGAGTGTTACTTGTGATGGAAACTCTGAGTGCCTTCTTGCACGCATTGAGGCTTCACTGGGTGGAGTACCAAAACAAGTTTTATGAAGGAGATGGTTACAAGTTCCACCCTTTCTCGTTCACATTGCTAGACGAAGAGGATGAGTTGATATAA